From Hemitrygon akajei chromosome 19, sHemAka1.3, whole genome shotgun sequence, the proteins below share one genomic window:
- the LOC140742043 gene encoding mitochondrial mRNA pseudouridine synthase RPUSD3-like isoform X1: MQRQSFFSVRRLVANSASCLPGTACKSDEKPKLQKHTQKQHVKRGSAVSILQDPGIPMLGKMSRQELVELIATSVVYQEYPLIGINKPPGFSITGNGSDLCLTSLLPDLRQQLQLSEELHIVKASHRDYSGLVLLSNCHQTTKLIEDAFIQARRKKEPLMTYCAVTVGVPEPEEGEISMALKQQNIGKQKLVVPVFHPTHGNLQRKEAKKAVTQYKVLDAAAGCALVQLRPLMTFESLLEVHLSLKLCKVLGDHVYSARLGKVLGVPFCLPVESAIPQTQVLDEFLLRKLHLNQKQMWKIPIHLHLQRLTIPPLEAKKSETVITAAPMAFFSRTLELLGLTMNESAEESTRKRRK, from the exons GTCCGATGAAAAGCCAAAgctacagaaacacacacagaagcAGCATGTGAAAAGAGGCAGTGCTGTTAGTATCCTCCAGGATCCTGGTATCCCAATGCTGGGAAAGATGAGCAGACAAGAGCTTGTCGAACTGATAGCAACCAGTGTGGTATACCAAGAAT ATCCTCTAATTGGCATTAATAAACCTCCAGGATTTTCCATCACAGGTAATG GTAGCGATCTTTGCTTGACATCACTACTTCCAGATCTTCGGCAGCAGCTGCAGCTTTCTGAAGAGCTCCATATTGTAAAAGCAAGTCACAG AGACTATTCTGGTCTGGTTCTGCTTTCAAATTGTCACCAAACCACCAAACTCATTGAGGATGCCTTTATCCAGGCTCGCAGAAAAAAAGAACCATTAATGACTTACTG TGCGGTGACAGTGGGAGTTCCAGAACCTGAAGAGGGTGAGATTAGCATGGCTCTGAAACAACAGAATATTGGCAAGCAGAAGCTG GTAGTTCCTGTGTTTCACCCTACTCATGGAAACCTTCAGCGGAAAGAAGCGAAGAAAGCAGTTACACAGTACAAAGTTCTGGATGCTGCAGCTGGCTGTGCTTTAGTACAGCTTCGGCCTCTTATGA CCTTTGAGAGCTTGTTGGAAGTTCATCTGAGTCTCAAACTCTGCAAAGTTCTTGGGGATCATGTATACTCTGCCCGGCTGGGCAAGGTTCTGGGAGTTCCCTTCTGTCTTCCTGTGGAATCAGCAATTCCTCAGACGCAG GTATTGGATGAATTCTTACTGAGGAAACTACATTTGAACCAAAAACAGATGTGGAAAATACCAATTCACCTTCACTTACAAAGACTTACAATCCCACCGTTGGAAGCTAAGAAGTCAGAGACAGTTATtacagctgctcccatggctttctTTAGCAGGACTCTCGAGCTCTTGGGTTTAACTATGAATGAATCTGCTGAGGAAAGTACAAGGAAAAGGAGGAAATGA
- the LOC140742043 gene encoding mitochondrial mRNA pseudouridine synthase RPUSD3-like isoform X3 has translation MQRQSFFSVRRLVANSASCLPGTACKSDEKPKLQKHTQKQHVKRGSAVSILQDPGIPMLGKMSRQELVELIATSVVYQECSDLCLTSLLPDLRQQLQLSEELHIVKASHRDYSGLVLLSNCHQTTKLIEDAFIQARRKKEPLMTYCAVTVGVPEPEEGEISMALKQQNIGKQKLVVPVFHPTHGNLQRKEAKKAVTQYKVLDAAAGCALVQLRPLMTFESLLEVHLSLKLCKVLGDHVYSARLGKVLGVPFCLPVESAIPQTQVLDEFLLRKLHLNQKQMWKIPIHLHLQRLTIPPLEAKKSETVITAAPMAFFSRTLELLGLTMNESAEESTRKRRK, from the exons GTCCGATGAAAAGCCAAAgctacagaaacacacacagaagcAGCATGTGAAAAGAGGCAGTGCTGTTAGTATCCTCCAGGATCCTGGTATCCCAATGCTGGGAAAGATGAGCAGACAAGAGCTTGTCGAACTGATAGCAACCAGTGTGGTATACCAAGAAT GTAGCGATCTTTGCTTGACATCACTACTTCCAGATCTTCGGCAGCAGCTGCAGCTTTCTGAAGAGCTCCATATTGTAAAAGCAAGTCACAG AGACTATTCTGGTCTGGTTCTGCTTTCAAATTGTCACCAAACCACCAAACTCATTGAGGATGCCTTTATCCAGGCTCGCAGAAAAAAAGAACCATTAATGACTTACTG TGCGGTGACAGTGGGAGTTCCAGAACCTGAAGAGGGTGAGATTAGCATGGCTCTGAAACAACAGAATATTGGCAAGCAGAAGCTG GTAGTTCCTGTGTTTCACCCTACTCATGGAAACCTTCAGCGGAAAGAAGCGAAGAAAGCAGTTACACAGTACAAAGTTCTGGATGCTGCAGCTGGCTGTGCTTTAGTACAGCTTCGGCCTCTTATGA CCTTTGAGAGCTTGTTGGAAGTTCATCTGAGTCTCAAACTCTGCAAAGTTCTTGGGGATCATGTATACTCTGCCCGGCTGGGCAAGGTTCTGGGAGTTCCCTTCTGTCTTCCTGTGGAATCAGCAATTCCTCAGACGCAG GTATTGGATGAATTCTTACTGAGGAAACTACATTTGAACCAAAAACAGATGTGGAAAATACCAATTCACCTTCACTTACAAAGACTTACAATCCCACCGTTGGAAGCTAAGAAGTCAGAGACAGTTATtacagctgctcccatggctttctTTAGCAGGACTCTCGAGCTCTTGGGTTTAACTATGAATGAATCTGCTGAGGAAAGTACAAGGAAAAGGAGGAAATGA
- the LOC140742043 gene encoding mitochondrial mRNA pseudouridine synthase RPUSD3-like isoform X2 yields MQRQSFFSVRRLVANSASCLPGTACKSDEKPKLQKHTQKQHVKRGSAVSILQDPGIPMLGKMSRQELVELIATSVVYQEYPLIGINKPPGFSITGSDLCLTSLLPDLRQQLQLSEELHIVKASHRDYSGLVLLSNCHQTTKLIEDAFIQARRKKEPLMTYCAVTVGVPEPEEGEISMALKQQNIGKQKLVVPVFHPTHGNLQRKEAKKAVTQYKVLDAAAGCALVQLRPLMTFESLLEVHLSLKLCKVLGDHVYSARLGKVLGVPFCLPVESAIPQTQVLDEFLLRKLHLNQKQMWKIPIHLHLQRLTIPPLEAKKSETVITAAPMAFFSRTLELLGLTMNESAEESTRKRRK; encoded by the exons GTCCGATGAAAAGCCAAAgctacagaaacacacacagaagcAGCATGTGAAAAGAGGCAGTGCTGTTAGTATCCTCCAGGATCCTGGTATCCCAATGCTGGGAAAGATGAGCAGACAAGAGCTTGTCGAACTGATAGCAACCAGTGTGGTATACCAAGAAT ATCCTCTAATTGGCATTAATAAACCTCCAGGATTTTCCATCACAG GTAGCGATCTTTGCTTGACATCACTACTTCCAGATCTTCGGCAGCAGCTGCAGCTTTCTGAAGAGCTCCATATTGTAAAAGCAAGTCACAG AGACTATTCTGGTCTGGTTCTGCTTTCAAATTGTCACCAAACCACCAAACTCATTGAGGATGCCTTTATCCAGGCTCGCAGAAAAAAAGAACCATTAATGACTTACTG TGCGGTGACAGTGGGAGTTCCAGAACCTGAAGAGGGTGAGATTAGCATGGCTCTGAAACAACAGAATATTGGCAAGCAGAAGCTG GTAGTTCCTGTGTTTCACCCTACTCATGGAAACCTTCAGCGGAAAGAAGCGAAGAAAGCAGTTACACAGTACAAAGTTCTGGATGCTGCAGCTGGCTGTGCTTTAGTACAGCTTCGGCCTCTTATGA CCTTTGAGAGCTTGTTGGAAGTTCATCTGAGTCTCAAACTCTGCAAAGTTCTTGGGGATCATGTATACTCTGCCCGGCTGGGCAAGGTTCTGGGAGTTCCCTTCTGTCTTCCTGTGGAATCAGCAATTCCTCAGACGCAG GTATTGGATGAATTCTTACTGAGGAAACTACATTTGAACCAAAAACAGATGTGGAAAATACCAATTCACCTTCACTTACAAAGACTTACAATCCCACCGTTGGAAGCTAAGAAGTCAGAGACAGTTATtacagctgctcccatggctttctTTAGCAGGACTCTCGAGCTCTTGGGTTTAACTATGAATGAATCTGCTGAGGAAAGTACAAGGAAAAGGAGGAAATGA